A single window of Methylocella tundrae DNA harbors:
- a CDS encoding choloylglycine hydrolase family protein → MMIRRWAAAALAAMIALAPPASACTGLRLVAADGAVVPGRTLEFGFDLQSNVVVIPKGTQITGSTPDGAKGLSYTTRYGMLGANAVGLPDIIDGINDQGLYVGLFYFPGYASYPEASPETIARGMAPFEYGNWLLGNFASVEEVKANFDKVALLPVVLDAIKQAPPVHFVVHDRNGNSVVIEPIDGKLVIHDNPLGVLTNSPTFDWHMTNLRNYINLSVTNVPPVELSDIKFAQFGEGTGLHGLPGDYTPPSRMVRAVVFSQSAPQSATGPDAVLQAFHLLNAFDIPVGSVREKNGNSVLPEYTLWTSVADLKNLKWYFRTFADQSIRSVDLATAIAAAGGKIKTITMESKQPVEDVSKDLQ, encoded by the coding sequence ATGATGATCCGTCGATGGGCTGCCGCCGCCTTGGCGGCGATGATTGCTCTCGCGCCGCCGGCGTCCGCGTGCACCGGCCTGCGCCTCGTCGCAGCGGACGGCGCTGTCGTTCCGGGGCGCACATTGGAATTCGGTTTCGATCTTCAATCGAATGTCGTCGTCATTCCTAAAGGAACTCAGATCACCGGATCGACCCCGGACGGCGCAAAAGGCCTCAGCTACACGACCAGATATGGCATGCTCGGCGCCAATGCCGTCGGCCTGCCGGATATCATCGATGGCATCAACGACCAGGGGCTTTACGTCGGCCTGTTCTACTTCCCCGGCTACGCGTCCTATCCCGAGGCCAGCCCCGAGACGATTGCACGCGGCATGGCGCCTTTCGAATATGGCAACTGGCTGCTCGGCAATTTCGCGTCGGTCGAAGAGGTCAAGGCCAATTTCGACAAAGTAGCGCTGCTTCCCGTCGTTCTCGACGCCATCAAACAGGCGCCGCCGGTCCATTTCGTCGTCCATGACCGTAACGGCAATTCCGTGGTGATCGAGCCGATCGACGGCAAGCTCGTGATCCACGACAATCCGCTCGGCGTCCTCACCAACTCGCCGACGTTCGATTGGCACATGACCAATCTGCGCAATTACATCAATCTCAGCGTGACGAATGTCCCGCCGGTCGAATTGTCCGACATCAAATTCGCTCAGTTCGGCGAAGGCACGGGGCTTCATGGCCTGCCGGGCGATTATACGCCCCCCTCGCGGATGGTGCGCGCGGTGGTGTTTTCGCAGTCGGCTCCGCAATCGGCCACCGGACCAGACGCGGTGCTCCAGGCCTTTCATCTCCTCAACGCCTTTGACATTCCCGTCGGCTCCGTCCGCGAAAAAAACGGGAATAGCGTCCTGCCGGAATATACGCTCTGGACCAGCGTCGCCGACCTCAAGAACCTCAAATGGTATTTCAGGACTTTTGCCGACCAGTCGATCCGCAGCGTCGATCTCGCCACGGCGATTGCCGCCGCGGGCGGCAAGATCAAAACCATCACGATGGAATCGAAACAACCGGTCGAGGACGTCTCGAAGGATTTGCAATAG
- a CDS encoding isoprenylcysteine carboxylmethyltransferase family protein translates to MKKVCIAVAAEFLILGALLFGAAGTFAWPAAWAFLIILVAGAALITRMLARDDPALLEERLRPPIQSGQPLWDKVIMASFIVLFIAWLILMGLDAARFGWSIMPVWLQWIGAAGLAVSFWISYATFAANAFLANVVRIQTERGQTVVSSGPYAVIRHPLYAGALLFFASTALLLGSWFGLAGALALGALLILRTLLEDRELHCRLEGYADYARRVRYRLLPRVW, encoded by the coding sequence ATGAAGAAAGTCTGTATTGCGGTCGCCGCGGAATTTTTGATTCTCGGGGCGCTCCTGTTCGGGGCCGCGGGAACCTTCGCCTGGCCCGCGGCCTGGGCTTTCCTGATTATCCTCGTCGCAGGCGCGGCGCTGATCACGCGCATGCTCGCCCGCGATGATCCAGCTCTTCTTGAAGAGCGCCTGCGGCCCCCGATCCAGAGCGGCCAACCGCTCTGGGACAAGGTCATCATGGCGAGTTTCATCGTGCTTTTTATCGCCTGGCTGATCCTGATGGGTCTCGACGCGGCGCGGTTTGGCTGGTCCATCATGCCGGTCTGGCTGCAATGGATCGGCGCGGCCGGGCTCGCCGTCTCCTTTTGGATTTCATACGCGACCTTCGCCGCCAACGCCTTCCTGGCGAATGTCGTGCGCATTCAAACAGAGCGCGGCCAGACAGTCGTCTCGAGCGGCCCCTACGCGGTCATCCGGCATCCGCTCTACGCCGGCGCTCTGCTTTTCTTCGCATCGACCGCCTTACTGCTCGGCTCGTGGTTCGGGCTCGCAGGGGCGCTCGCGCTCGGCGCCCTGCTGATTCTCCGCACGCTCCTCGAAGACCGCGAGCTTCATTGTCGCCTCGAAGGCTATGCGGACTATGCGCGGCGCGTTCGTTACAGGTTGCTCCCCCGCGTCTGGTGA
- the tesB gene encoding acyl-CoA thioesterase II, translating to MPQSAPTAVAELLTMLDLEKIEENIFRGRSPQIGWQRVFGGLVVAQALVAASRTVSGRTPHSLHGYFLLAGDPQAPIVYEVDRLRDGKSFTTRRCNAIQHGRAIFSLSASFQTEEEGFEHAVAMPNAPMPETLPSEAELIEKFGSVMPEPIKRWFASDRAIEARPVDPSRYVRHEPGAPVQDVWLRAAGPLPDDPAIHRAVLAYLSDMTLLDTALIGHGYYVFDPRLQVASLDHALWFHRPFRADEWLLYAQDSPNSSGARGLTRGLFFSREGRLVASVMQEGLIRRRRSDG from the coding sequence ATGCCGCAGTCCGCGCCTACCGCCGTCGCCGAACTTTTGACGATGCTCGATCTCGAAAAGATCGAAGAGAACATTTTTCGCGGCCGCAGCCCGCAGATCGGCTGGCAGCGCGTGTTTGGCGGGCTCGTCGTCGCGCAAGCCCTTGTCGCCGCGTCCCGCACTGTCTCCGGCCGGACGCCGCATTCGTTGCATGGCTATTTCCTGTTGGCCGGCGATCCGCAGGCGCCGATCGTCTACGAGGTCGATCGGCTGCGCGACGGCAAGAGCTTCACAACGCGGCGCTGCAACGCAATCCAGCACGGGCGCGCGATTTTCTCCCTCTCGGCCTCCTTCCAGACCGAGGAGGAGGGCTTTGAACACGCGGTCGCGATGCCGAACGCGCCAATGCCGGAAACGCTTCCGAGCGAAGCGGAACTGATCGAAAAGTTCGGCTCGGTCATGCCCGAACCCATCAAGCGCTGGTTCGCCAGCGACCGGGCGATCGAGGCCCGTCCCGTCGATCCCTCGCGCTACGTGCGGCACGAGCCCGGCGCCCCTGTCCAGGACGTCTGGCTGCGCGCGGCAGGACCGCTGCCCGATGACCCCGCCATTCATCGCGCCGTTCTCGCCTATCTCTCCGACATGACCCTGCTCGACACGGCGCTCATCGGTCACGGATATTATGTGTTCGACCCTCGGCTCCAGGTGGCGAGCCTCGATCACGCTTTGTGGTTTCACCGGCCCTTTCGCGCCGACGAATGGCTGCTCTATGCGCAGGACAGCCCGAATTCGAGCGGCGCCCGGGGGCTGACGCGCGGACTTTTTTTCTCCCGCGAAGGCCGGCTGGTCGCTTCCGTCATGCAAGAAGGCTTGATCCGTCGCCGGCGCTCCGACGGCTGA